From one Rhodamnia argentea isolate NSW1041297 chromosome 1, ASM2092103v1, whole genome shotgun sequence genomic stretch:
- the LOC125314583 gene encoding F-box/kelch-repeat protein At3g23880-like, protein MSSMKKQFAETSQSSAVAENITEDIIIDILSRLPAKSLMRFKCVSKRWLSLISDQCFAKLHLQMLSLETVAPSQKIIKSNPLQIIDYEALDNDEVNDHVVVESHDLGRDEPWGLAGSCHGLVSLAVYNGFLVYNPTTRESRKLPASNVVATYECFHGFGYISTTDDYKLVHGAFFAADDGSVECVLEIFSLRYGSWRRVPSKDVPLLDRVGIYLNGAVHWIVDRGSGYRTERAIIPFGLATETFEEAIPIPKVEGVLFEGVVIHEGCLLICDVTSISFEAWVMNEYGKKESWTRLFSIPIDGFPDHNFYVIPIAYTRSGKIVFQIDVSEMILFNPKDGTYKNYPIEEHHNVESAIYMETLVSPYIGHEQ, encoded by the coding sequence ATGAGCTCGATGAAGAAACAGTTTGCTGAAACAAGTCAAAGCTCCGCCGTGGCAGAAAACATTACAGAGGATATTATCATCGACATACTGTCAAGGCTACCAGCCAAGTCCTTGATGCGATTCAAGTGCGTAAGCAAGCGATGGCTATCACTGATTTCTGACCAGTGCTTTGCAAAATTGCACCTACAAATGCTCAGCTTGGAGACCGTAGCCCCTAGccagaaaatcatcaaaagcaaCCCGCTTCAAATCATAGACTATGAAGCGCTTGACAACGATGAGGTCAATGATCATGTGGTGGTAGAGTCTCATGACTTGGGAAGGGACGAACCCTGGGGGCTCGCGGGGTCGTGCCACGGCTTGGTGAGTTTGGCTGTCTACAATGGATTTCTTGTGTATAACCCAACCACCAGGGAGTCCAGGAAGTTGCCAGCTTCTAATGTAGTTGCAACGTACGAGTGCTTCCATGGGTTCGGTTACATCTCCACAACTGATGACTACAAACTAGTACATGGAGCTTTCTTTGCAGCAGATGATGGCTCTGTGGAATGTGTATTGGAGATATTTTCGCTCCGATATGGTTCCTGGAGAAGGGTTCCAAGCAAAGATGTTCCCCTGTTGGATAGAGTTGGAATTTATCTGAACGGGGCTGTTCATTGGATCGTGGATCGTGGAAGCGGATATAGGACAGAGCGAGCGATCATTCCATTTGGTTTAGCGACGGAAACATTTGAAGAGGCAATTCCAATCCCCAAAGTCGAAGGTGTACTTTTTGAAGGTGTGGTGATTCACGAGGGATGCCTACTCATTTGTGATGTCACTTCTATAAGTTTCGAGGCTTGGGTCATGAACGAATACGGGAAAAAGGAATCTTGGACAAGATTGTTCAGCATCCCAATCGATGGTTTTCCAGACCATAATTTTTATGTAATCCCAATAGCCTACACTCGGAGCGGAAAAATTGTTTTCCAGATCGATGTGTCAGAGATGATTTTGTTCAATCCGAAGGATGGTACTTACAAGAATTACCCCATTGAAGAGCATCATAATGTTGAGTCCGCTATTTATATGGAAACTCTTGTTTCCCCCTATATTGGCCATGAGCAATGA